The Plasmodium knowlesi strain H genome assembly, chromosome: 12 sequence tgttcaaaaaaaaattaaaaaagttgaatgaggaaaacaatttgcatttaaaaaggaaacacaaAATGATGATACAATCAAAGAGTGAAGACGTTAAAGAGCCCAATATAACAGAAGATCGGGTGTACAAGGGGGATTTCACCGTTTCGAAAAATTATGGCTCGTACGATATAGACGAAGACTCTAAGAATGACTATAGGGCTAGAATGGAAAGGAACATCGAAATAGGAGAAGAAATACTAAAGGGGAACTTAAAGGACAATGTTTATAGAGGAAAAGATGCTCACGAAAAAGCTCTGATGATTAGCAAAGATAGCTTGGCCAAAAATAAGTACACAGGATTGTATGGCCCGGTACGGAATAGCGGTGCGAATGTGAGAGTCACCCTAAGGATTGACTATGAACCGTGTATATGTAAGGACTACAAAGAAACGGGTTATTGCGGATTTGGAGATAcgtgcatttttttacacGACAGAAGTGACTACAAAAGTGGGTGGAAAATTGAACAGGAGTACGAGGAAAAGCGAAAGCGAAATGAAGCTCtccgaaaggaaaaattagaaaaatggaacgaaaaaatgttgcgaaagttaaaagaaagagaggaaATATTGGGTAGCTGTGAAGATGGGGGCGATGGGGAACACGGGAAAAATGCGCaaattgaaggagaaaataatggAGGGGAATCCCCAGACTTATCCGCTGTTTCTTCCTgcacagaaaaggaaaactctGACAGCGACTCAAGTGATGGCGAAAATAATCTCCCATTTGCTTGcataaaatgcaaaaagaaatggaagctCGAAATGAATCCAAGTGTCACAGAATGTTTCCATTACTTCTGCGAAAAGTGTTTCATTGAAATGTTTCAGAAGAATAAGAAATGTTTCAAATGTGGATTGCAGTTAAATGGAATTATGAATGTGGCCCATAACATTGTTGACAttctgaataaaaaaaagtgtccgaaaaaaaattaactcttttttttctttttttgagcaCAGTAACAGTGCTGTTTTACACAGACCATTTGACGCAGTTCAATtctgtttcccttttttagtGGTCTATCTATTAAAGCAGCTATTCGAATGATCGAtttaagggaagataaaagaGAAGGCCTATCTATTCATGTGCATACGTGTTTTGATGAATGAATAACCCACTTCAGTTTTattccctctccccccctgaGAACCGCTTATACGAGATAAAGTCCTTTATGCGCCTGCCTACGTAGTGTGGTCAGTCCGCGCAGTCATTTTATCATTACTGTATCGCGATTATATCattattttactattttatttttattgaaTTGCTCTTTggtattttaatttttttttttttttttttttttttttttgttttggtggaataaatatattttttttgctcttcgTATTATGAGCATAATTGTCCACGCAGACATGAACACACAAAatatgtattcattttttacgttaCTCCAACTTGCACTATTTTAACAACCCTGTGTTTAGTGTTTGTCATCGCAATTTCGTTTCACAAAcattatttgtttttaacACATGTGTCAACGTGATGTATATGTtagcttccttttttttttttttttttttttttttttttagttatAAAGCAGTAGTAAATacgttttattttgttgACCACGTTTAAATTTCCTACTTGCGactttaggaaaaaaattgacgcTAACGATAATTaacactcctttttttttgttcgttctCCATTGGAAGAGATCGCGAATGCTGACGTGGGAATATGTATGAATGAAAGTGAACATAACGTGGCACAGCATAGTGTAGCATAGCAGCCGTGTCGATTTTGCATATCCAACACGCATATGGGTTAATGAAGTATGCACTGTTATTGTACGTATGTAGGCAATTGTGTACATATGGAAAAACgtgattttttattttacattttttaatcgCGCGCGTGTAGTActacttttccatttcgttaaatgaaataattaaaattataatcAAAGCTATGAAGTGTATGTTgtgtacttaaaaaaaaatccacatTCAAAcgattatattttatttttacaaattatttttttttttttttccaatatttaaaaaaaaaaaaaaaaataccattcACGGTTAATAAACAATATGCATAAAGCATGAATATGTGTGATTTTATCATAttttataagaaaaaaaaaataataaaataaaataaggaaatgcATATAAAAGTACGCTTTATGATATAACTACGCACACGTTGAAGCATTACGCATGTTAGTATGACGAGTTTAACCCCTTATgaatatctttttttttttttttttttttttttttttttgctccatttCGTCATGTGATTAATGATAAATGAAACGCACAGTGCTATAGATCGTCAGTCACATTGTATCAGTCCATTTCGAGTGATTTGTTTTTGTGTTTCGAACGTGTGATTTCCGTGTTGAGGAGTACACTTTCGTACGTACATGCGTACACCCGtacataagtatatatatgtgcacatgtgtatgcaacgcgttaattcctttttttttttttttttttaaactcctacatgtatgtacactcACATGTAAACGTTTCACGTCTGGCATGTCCCCCTGTAAATTTATGCACACGATAGACAAAACAGAAACGGATTTTTCTTTGCTGTGTACTTGTACCCTTTGTAGTGTGAATAGCCCATTTTTGAACAGGAAAAGATTTACAAATATTGCCAGAGTGATTTAGTAGTATAAGGGTAGGTTCA is a genomic window containing:
- a CDS encoding pre-mRNA-splicing factor CWC24, putative, which codes for MFRKRTISNLKHRKKTEDIKNEEENSGEEKKVKREENPNDETLDSINEKGDLHERKGSNDNDDEDDVVCKFLFKKKLKKLNEENNLHLKRKHKMMIQSKSEDVKEPNITEDRVYKGDFTVSKNYGSYDIDEDSKNDYRARMERNIEIGEEILKGNLKDNVYRGKDAHEKALMISKDSLAKNKYTGLYGPVRNSGANVRVTLRIDYEPCICKDYKETGYCGFGDTCIFLHDRSDYKSGWKIEQEYEEKRKRNEALRKEKLEKWNEKMLRKLKEREEILGSCEDGGDGEHGKNAQIEGENNGGESPDLSAVSSCTEKENSDSDSSDGENNLPFACIKCKKKWKLEMNPSVTECFHYFCEKCFIEMFQKNKKCFKCGLQLNGIMNVAHNIVDILNKKKCPKKN